The Glycine soja cultivar W05 chromosome 6, ASM419377v2, whole genome shotgun sequence genome has a window encoding:
- the LOC114416819 gene encoding uncharacterized protein LOC114416819, giving the protein MLHSHSHHHHLLFSSLPLRLSLTTTHHNSSLPSLHFLHRPIITTTTTTTTVSAIPPTAAWLAKLTTQDFAHFELPSSHLFTDDPSTIQVACSVLLTGAITVFFFRSVQRRAKRAKELKFRSSGVNKSLDNLKAISSSSIKAKSPPSPDQALLGAIIAGVIAVVLYRFTTSIEATLGRQTLSDNFSVRQITITIRTIINGLCYLATFVYGINSVGLFLYSGQLAMDTMGGGSSGKETESKITQQPGLSNASVENSNNNNNNKLSSTKEDQSSNNSL; this is encoded by the exons ATGTTGCACTCTCACTCTCACCATCACCACCTTCTCTTCTCCAGTCTCCCTCTTCGTCTCTCACTCACCACCACCCATCACAACTCTTCTTTAccatctcttcattttctccaCAGACccatcatcaccaccaccaccacaacaaCTACTGTTTCAGCCATTCCTCCTACTGCTGCATGGCTTGCAAAGCTCACAACACAAGACTTTGCCCACTTTGAACTCCCTTCTTCCCATCTTTTCACAGATGACCCTTCTACCATTCAGGTTGCTTGCAGTGTTCTTCTCACTGGTGCCATCACTGTCTTCTTCTTTCGCTCTGTCCAGCGCCGTGCAAAGCGTGCCAAAGAATTG AAATTTAGGTCTTCAGGAGTGAATAAGTCATTGGATAACTTGAAAGCTATAAGTTCAAGTTCCATCAAAGCCAAAAGTCCACCTTCACCTGATCAAGCATTGTTAGGGGCAATTATAGCTGGTGTGATTGCTGTTGTTCTCTACAGGTTCACCACATCTATTGAGGCTACTCTCGGTCGCCAAACACTTTCAGATAATTTCTCA GTCCGCCAGATAACAATCACCATAAG GACAATAATAAATGGCCTGTGCTACCTTGCTACATTTGTCTACGGCATCAATTCTGTCGGTTTATTTCTTTATTCTGGCCAGCTTGCCATGGACACCATGGGAGGAGGGTCAAGTGGAAAGGAAACTGAAAGCAAAATCACTCAGCAGCCAGGCTTATCAAATGCATCAGTTGagaatagtaataataataataataataaattgagcAGCACAAAGGAAGATCAAAGTTCAAATAACTCCCTGTAA